The Amycolatopsis mongoliensis genome includes a window with the following:
- a CDS encoding UdgX family uracil-DNA binding protein (This protein belongs to the uracil DNA glycosylase superfamily, members of which act in excision repair of DNA. However, it belongs more specifically to UdgX branch, whose founding member was found to bind uracil in DNA (where it does not belong), without cleaving it, appears to promote DNA repair by a pathway involving RecA, rather than base excision.): MPDTRGAEPPDSTDLGELRSAAAGCHGCALHKGATQTVFGEGAKKAKILVVGEQPGDQEDLAGEPFVGPAGKLLDRAFEEAGFDRKTLYVTNAVKHFKFKRAERGKRRIHQKPGRTEVVACRPWLLAELRAVRPELVLLLGATAAQSLLGPKFRLTAHRGELVEAPEDVADQVPSAVATVHPSAVLRAPDRDEAYAAFVADLKAAGQTLK, from the coding sequence ATGCCGGACACCCGCGGTGCGGAGCCGCCGGACAGCACCGATCTCGGCGAGTTGCGGTCGGCGGCCGCCGGCTGTCACGGGTGCGCGCTCCACAAGGGCGCGACGCAGACCGTTTTCGGCGAAGGGGCGAAGAAAGCGAAGATCCTGGTCGTCGGCGAGCAGCCGGGCGACCAGGAGGACCTCGCGGGCGAGCCGTTCGTCGGGCCCGCCGGGAAGCTCCTGGACCGCGCCTTCGAAGAGGCCGGCTTCGACCGGAAGACGCTGTACGTCACCAACGCGGTCAAGCACTTCAAGTTCAAGCGCGCCGAACGCGGGAAGCGGCGCATCCACCAGAAGCCCGGTCGCACCGAGGTGGTCGCCTGCCGGCCGTGGCTGCTGGCCGAACTGCGGGCGGTGCGCCCGGAGCTGGTGCTGCTGCTGGGTGCGACGGCCGCGCAGTCGTTGCTGGGGCCGAAGTTCCGGCTGACCGCCCACCGCGGCGAGCTCGTCGAGGCGCCCGAGGACGTGGCCGACCAGGTGCCGTCGGCCGTCGCGACCGTGCACCCGTCGGCGGTCCTGCGCGCCCCGGACCGCGACGAGGCCTACGCGGCCTTCGTGGCGGACCTGAAGGCGGCCGGCCAGACGCTCAAGTGA
- a CDS encoding ANTAR domain-containing response regulator — protein MTGGHEQLTARLDEVTVAMESLTVMLDSELDLGQMLQAVCDHVVQVVPGADMASITLVREGLPETVASTDQRAVNFDREQYRIGDGPCLRAAETGQPVRVGVGAVGDVWPQFVSKAEQLGVASFLAAPLTVDEDMSGAVNLFGFGEHGFSELGTKILELYTATVVFGLRSARRYFAARELIDQLNRALETRAVIDQAKGILMAAHRITAEEAFQRLVKRSQDGNRKLHEVAAEFVEAVATTTA, from the coding sequence ATGACGGGCGGCCATGAGCAGCTCACCGCGCGGCTGGACGAAGTCACCGTCGCGATGGAATCCCTCACCGTGATGCTGGACTCGGAGCTCGACCTGGGCCAGATGCTGCAGGCGGTGTGCGACCACGTGGTGCAGGTGGTGCCGGGGGCCGACATGGCGAGCATCACCCTGGTGCGCGAAGGCCTGCCGGAGACGGTGGCCAGCACCGACCAGCGGGCGGTGAACTTCGACCGCGAGCAGTACCGGATCGGGGACGGTCCGTGCCTGCGGGCGGCCGAGACCGGGCAGCCGGTGCGCGTCGGCGTCGGGGCGGTGGGTGACGTGTGGCCGCAGTTCGTGTCGAAGGCCGAACAGCTGGGCGTGGCCAGCTTCCTGGCCGCGCCGCTGACCGTGGACGAAGACATGTCCGGCGCGGTGAACCTGTTCGGCTTCGGCGAGCACGGTTTCAGCGAGCTGGGCACGAAGATCCTCGAGCTGTACACGGCGACGGTGGTCTTCGGCCTGCGCAGCGCGCGCCGGTACTTCGCGGCCCGCGAGCTGATCGACCAGCTGAACCGGGCGCTCGAGACGCGGGCGGTGATCGACCAGGCCAAGGGGATCCTCATGGCCGCGCACCGGATCACCGCGGAAGAGGCGTTCCAGCGGCTGGTGAAGCGCTCCCAGGACGGCAACCGGAAGCTGCACGAGGTGGCGGCGGAGTTCGTGGAGGCGGTCGCGACCACGACGGCGTGA
- a CDS encoding DUF3040 domain-containing protein: MLPDRERNALREIELELQASDPAFAAAFAGRTLREARRWNLLLVLCDVTAVVMLVVGLFARDAALVLWGTVAAGALVAWHIARAETARKSAPDGTTAATDSL; encoded by the coding sequence ATGCTGCCGGATCGCGAACGCAACGCTCTGCGCGAAATCGAGCTGGAGCTGCAGGCGAGCGACCCCGCGTTCGCCGCCGCGTTCGCCGGCCGCACGCTGCGCGAGGCCAGGCGGTGGAACCTGCTGCTCGTGCTGTGCGACGTCACCGCGGTGGTCATGCTGGTCGTCGGCCTGTTCGCCCGCGATGCCGCGCTGGTGCTCTGGGGAACCGTCGCGGCGGGCGCGCTGGTGGCTTGGCACATCGCCCGCGCCGAGACGGCCCGCAAGTCCGCTCCGGACGGCACGACCGCCGCCACCGACTCGCTCTGA
- the ligD gene encoding non-homologous end-joining DNA ligase: MSDEISHADKVFYPGDGLTKGDVVEYYRAVADVMVPHLRGRPLTLRRFPDGIEGQGWFQKHPGEHFPDSVRVESVPRRDGGTDDYVVCDDAGTLDYLARQGTLEFHVWLSTADAPERPDRLVLDLDPPDGTPAAELRAVARRIRDHYERAGLTPFVQATGGRGFHVLAPLDAQSDTDVVLELSRALADAVAADDPDRLTTAQRKEKRGDRIFLDANRNGYAQTFVAPYSLRARPGAAAATPLDWRELGKAEPDGWSLAREKQRLARKGDPWRDLDEHAASAEAALKQLT; this comes from the coding sequence GTGAGCGACGAGATTTCCCATGCGGACAAGGTGTTCTACCCCGGCGACGGGCTGACGAAGGGCGACGTCGTCGAGTACTACCGCGCGGTCGCCGACGTCATGGTGCCGCACCTGCGCGGCCGCCCGCTGACCCTGCGGCGGTTCCCGGACGGCATCGAAGGACAGGGCTGGTTCCAGAAGCACCCGGGGGAGCACTTCCCGGACTCGGTCCGCGTCGAGAGCGTCCCCCGGCGCGACGGGGGCACGGACGACTACGTGGTCTGCGACGACGCCGGAACGCTGGACTACCTCGCGCGGCAGGGCACCCTGGAGTTCCACGTCTGGCTGTCCACGGCCGACGCGCCGGAGCGGCCGGACCGGCTGGTGCTGGACCTCGACCCGCCGGACGGCACCCCGGCCGCCGAGCTGCGCGCGGTCGCGCGGCGGATCCGCGACCACTACGAGCGGGCCGGGCTGACACCGTTCGTCCAGGCGACCGGCGGCCGCGGCTTCCACGTGCTCGCGCCCCTGGACGCGCAGTCGGACACCGACGTCGTGCTCGAGCTGTCGCGCGCGCTGGCCGACGCCGTGGCCGCGGACGACCCGGACCGCCTGACCACGGCCCAGCGCAAGGAGAAGCGTGGCGACCGTATCTTCCTGGACGCCAACCGCAACGGCTATGCGCAGACGTTCGTCGCGCCGTACTCGCTGCGCGCCCGCCCGGGCGCGGCTGCCGCGACCCCGCTGGACTGGCGGGAGCTGGGCAAGGCCGAGCCGGACGGCTGGAGCCTGGCCAGGGAGAAGCAGCGTCTGGCGCGCAAGGGCGACCCGTGGCGGGACCTGGACGAGCACGCGGCCTCGGCGGAAGCGGCACTGAAGCAGCTCACTTGA
- a CDS encoding TIGR03557 family F420-dependent LLM class oxidoreductase — translation MRIGYTLMTEQTGPNELVRFAAGAEQAGFDFEVMSDHYSPWLAEQGHSPYAWSVLGAVTQVTDRAELMTFVTCPTMRYHPAVVAQKAATVQALSGGRFTLGLGAGENLNEHVVGRGWPPANVRHDMLAEAVQIIGGLLDGGYFDYEGKHFRVDSAKLWDLPEKRTPIGVAVSGSQSIKRFAPVADVMIAVEPKAELSSEWDATKLGRPTRKIAQLPVSWGTDRDAAVKRAHEQFRWFAGGWKVNAELPGPAGFTGATQFVREDDVAGSIACGPDVEPIVEGVREFEKAGFTDVALIQIGGDQQEGFLDFAEKELLPALRE, via the coding sequence ATGCGGATCGGCTACACGCTGATGACCGAGCAGACCGGGCCGAACGAACTGGTCCGGTTCGCCGCCGGTGCGGAACAGGCCGGCTTCGACTTCGAGGTCATGAGCGACCACTACTCGCCCTGGCTGGCCGAGCAGGGGCACTCGCCCTACGCCTGGAGCGTGCTGGGCGCCGTGACGCAGGTCACCGATCGCGCCGAGCTGATGACGTTCGTGACCTGCCCGACCATGCGCTACCACCCGGCGGTGGTCGCGCAGAAGGCGGCGACCGTGCAGGCGCTCTCGGGCGGCCGGTTCACCCTCGGGCTCGGGGCGGGCGAGAACCTCAACGAGCACGTCGTGGGCCGTGGCTGGCCGCCGGCGAACGTCCGGCACGACATGCTCGCCGAGGCCGTGCAGATCATCGGCGGCCTGTTAGACGGCGGCTACTTCGACTACGAGGGCAAGCACTTCCGCGTCGACTCGGCGAAGCTGTGGGACCTGCCGGAGAAGCGGACGCCGATCGGGGTCGCGGTGTCCGGTTCGCAGTCGATCAAGCGGTTCGCCCCGGTGGCCGACGTGATGATCGCCGTCGAGCCGAAGGCCGAGCTGTCGAGCGAGTGGGACGCGACGAAGCTGGGCCGGCCGACCCGCAAGATCGCGCAGCTGCCGGTGTCGTGGGGTACCGACCGCGATGCCGCCGTGAAGCGGGCGCACGAGCAGTTCCGCTGGTTCGCCGGGGGCTGGAAGGTCAACGCCGAGCTGCCGGGTCCGGCCGGTTTCACCGGGGCTACGCAGTTCGTCCGCGAGGACGACGTCGCCGGTTCGATCGCGTGCGGCCCGGACGTCGAGCCGATCGTCGAGGGCGTCCGCGAGTTCGAGAAGGCGGGCTTCACCGACGTCGCGCTGATCCAGATCGGCGGCGACCAGCAGGAAGGCTTCCTCGACTTCGCCGAGAAGGAGCTGCTCCCGGCATTGCGGGAGTAG
- the ligD gene encoding non-homologous end-joining DNA ligase, whose product MTGPAWREPTLATLTDRRFSDENWIYERKLDGVRAICVRDSGTPTLYSRNHKVMDNAYPELVEALADQGGPRFAADGEIVAFDGGNTSFAALQPRIHVSDPDRARATGVRVYYYLFDLLYYDDHDTTGLPLRQRKALLRDAFDFEDPLRLSAHRNTEGEKFYAEACRRGWEGIIAKRADAPYHHGRSPDWLKFKCAQGQELVIGGFTDPQGARHGFGALLLGYHEDGGLKYAGKVGTGFDEKLLASLHAELRKRETSRSPFAGPVKESGAHWVRPDLVAQIDFSEWTRDGRLRHPRFAGLREDKKAADVVRERA is encoded by the coding sequence GTGACCGGACCGGCCTGGCGCGAACCGACCCTGGCCACGCTCACCGACCGCCGGTTCTCCGACGAGAACTGGATCTACGAGCGCAAGCTGGACGGCGTCCGCGCGATCTGCGTGCGCGATTCCGGGACGCCGACCCTCTACTCGCGCAACCACAAGGTGATGGACAACGCCTACCCCGAGCTCGTCGAAGCCCTCGCGGACCAGGGCGGGCCGCGGTTCGCGGCGGACGGCGAGATCGTGGCGTTCGACGGCGGCAACACCAGCTTCGCCGCCCTGCAGCCGCGGATCCACGTCAGCGACCCGGATCGCGCGCGGGCGACCGGCGTGCGCGTCTACTACTACCTGTTCGACCTGCTGTACTACGACGACCACGACACGACCGGGCTGCCGCTGCGGCAGCGGAAGGCGTTGCTGCGCGACGCGTTCGACTTCGAGGACCCGCTCCGGCTGTCGGCGCATCGCAACACCGAGGGGGAGAAGTTCTACGCGGAGGCCTGCCGGCGCGGCTGGGAAGGCATCATCGCGAAGCGGGCGGACGCGCCCTACCACCACGGGCGGTCACCCGACTGGCTGAAGTTCAAGTGCGCGCAGGGTCAGGAACTGGTGATCGGCGGCTTCACCGACCCGCAGGGCGCGCGGCACGGCTTCGGCGCGCTCCTGCTCGGCTACCACGAGGACGGCGGCCTGAAGTACGCCGGCAAGGTCGGCACCGGGTTCGACGAGAAGCTGCTGGCGTCGCTGCACGCCGAGCTGCGAAAGCGGGAGACCTCGCGCTCGCCGTTCGCCGGGCCGGTCAAGGAGAGCGGCGCGCACTGGGTCCGGCCGGACCTCGTCGCGCAGATCGACTTCTCCGAATGGACGCGCGACGGGCGGCTGCGGCACCCGCGGTTCGCCGGGCTGCGCGAGGACAAGAAGGCGGCGGACGTCGTACGGGAGCGGGCGTGA
- a CDS encoding NAD(P)-dependent malic enzyme: MTRSRGKVEVATRVVLDTPEDLAEQYTPGVAEQAKRVADDPSVLARETVKGNSVAIVSDGSALLGLGDQGPAAALPVMEGKAALLKRFADVDAWPICPVSREPDDLVRTVKDLATSFGAINLEDIAAPRCFTVERRLHDELDIPVFHDDQHGTAVVVLGALHNALKLTGREPGATSVVIAGAGAAGSAIARLLLRAGYRSERIVVCDSEGVLHPDRDLMGEKHWLAENTNAAGATGSLRDAVRDADVFVGVSAGGLLDSGDVAAMADRAIVFALANPDPEVDPDAAREHAEIVATGRSDFPNQINNVLAFPGMFRGLLDSGAPRVTPEMLLAASRALADVVGEDLDAGHIVPSVFDEALVPAMAEAVTGAAKAAE, translated from the coding sequence ATGACCCGGAGCCGAGGAAAAGTCGAAGTCGCGACCCGCGTCGTCCTGGACACCCCCGAGGATCTGGCCGAGCAGTACACCCCGGGCGTCGCGGAGCAGGCGAAGCGGGTCGCGGACGATCCGTCGGTGCTCGCCCGCGAGACGGTCAAGGGCAACTCCGTCGCGATCGTCTCCGACGGGTCCGCCCTGCTCGGGCTCGGTGACCAGGGGCCGGCCGCCGCGCTGCCGGTGATGGAGGGCAAGGCCGCGCTGCTCAAGCGGTTCGCCGACGTCGACGCCTGGCCGATCTGCCCGGTCAGCCGTGAACCCGACGACCTCGTCCGCACCGTCAAGGACCTCGCGACGTCGTTCGGCGCGATCAACCTCGAGGACATCGCCGCGCCGCGGTGCTTCACGGTCGAACGGCGCCTGCACGACGAGCTGGACATCCCGGTGTTCCACGACGACCAGCACGGCACGGCGGTCGTCGTGCTCGGCGCCCTGCACAACGCGCTGAAGCTGACCGGCCGCGAGCCCGGCGCCACGTCGGTCGTCATCGCGGGAGCCGGCGCGGCGGGCAGCGCGATCGCGCGGCTGCTGCTGCGCGCGGGCTACCGGTCCGAGCGGATCGTCGTCTGCGACAGCGAAGGCGTGCTGCACCCGGACCGGGACCTGATGGGGGAGAAGCACTGGCTGGCGGAGAACACCAACGCCGCCGGAGCCACCGGAAGCCTGCGGGACGCGGTGCGCGACGCGGACGTGTTCGTCGGCGTCAGCGCGGGCGGCCTCCTCGACTCCGGCGACGTCGCCGCGATGGCCGACCGCGCGATCGTCTTCGCCCTGGCCAATCCGGACCCGGAGGTCGACCCGGACGCCGCGCGCGAGCACGCGGAGATCGTCGCCACCGGCCGCAGCGACTTCCCCAACCAGATCAACAACGTGCTGGCCTTCCCGGGGATGTTCCGCGGCCTGCTCGACTCGGGTGCGCCGCGCGTGACGCCCGAGATGCTGCTGGCTGCGTCACGTGCGCTGGCGGACGTGGTGGGGGAAGACCTGGATGCGGGGCACATCGTGCCGAGCGTGTTCGACGAGGCGCTGGTGCCGGCGATGGCGGAGGCGGTCACCGGCGCGGCGAAGGCGGCCGAATAG
- the ctaD gene encoding aa3-type cytochrome oxidase subunit I produces the protein MTDVKPTLRAVPLAVARRGPKGSVLLGLLRTTDPKQIGLLYLTTSFAFFMAGGAMALLMRGELARPGLQFLSPEQYNQLFTMHGTIMLLLYATPNLFGFANYILPLQIGAPDVAFPRLNGFAYWLYLFGGLIVISSFLTPGGAPDFGWTAYTPLSNAIHSPGVGGDLWIMGLIVSGLGTILGAVNMITTIVCLRCPGMTMWRMPLFTWNILFTAILILLAFPILTAALFGLEADRRLGAHVFDPGNGGAIMFQHLFWFFGHPEVYIVALPYFGIVTEIVPVFSRKPLYGYRLMVFATIAITALSAAVWAHHMFATGAVLLPFFSIMTFFIAVPTGIKFFNWIGTMWKGHLTFETPMLWSVGFMVTFLFGGLTGVILASPPLDFHVTDSYFVVAHFHYVLFGTIVFATFAGIYFWFPKMTGRMLDEALGKWHFWTTFIGFHTTFLIQHWLGDMGMPRRYADYLPTDGFTTLNTISTIGAFLLGASTLPFIWNVVKSYRYGEQVLVDDPWGYGNSLEWATTCPPPRHNFLDLPRIRSERPAFELHHPEVVERMEEERHVRSKRAQARAMDRGMSPPRSREGHAGTAGSSR, from the coding sequence ATGACCGACGTGAAGCCGACGCTGCGGGCGGTGCCCCTGGCGGTGGCGCGGCGGGGCCCCAAGGGCAGCGTGCTGCTGGGCCTGCTGCGCACCACCGACCCGAAGCAGATCGGGCTGCTGTACCTGACCACGTCGTTCGCCTTCTTCATGGCGGGCGGCGCGATGGCACTGCTGATGCGCGGCGAACTGGCCCGCCCCGGGCTGCAGTTCCTCTCGCCCGAGCAGTACAACCAGCTGTTCACCATGCACGGCACGATCATGCTGCTGCTCTACGCCACCCCGAACCTCTTCGGGTTCGCCAACTACATCCTGCCGCTGCAGATCGGCGCACCTGACGTCGCGTTCCCGCGGCTCAACGGCTTCGCCTACTGGCTCTACCTGTTCGGCGGGCTGATCGTGATCAGCTCGTTCCTCACCCCGGGCGGCGCGCCCGACTTCGGCTGGACGGCCTACACGCCGCTGTCCAACGCCATCCACTCCCCAGGCGTCGGCGGCGACCTGTGGATCATGGGCCTGATCGTGTCCGGGCTCGGCACCATCCTCGGCGCGGTCAACATGATCACCACGATCGTCTGCCTGCGCTGCCCCGGGATGACGATGTGGCGGATGCCGCTGTTCACCTGGAACATCCTGTTCACCGCCATCCTCATCCTGCTGGCGTTCCCGATCCTCACCGCCGCGCTGTTCGGGCTCGAAGCGGACCGCCGGCTCGGAGCGCACGTGTTCGACCCCGGCAACGGCGGGGCGATCATGTTCCAGCACCTGTTCTGGTTCTTCGGCCACCCCGAGGTCTACATCGTGGCGCTGCCCTACTTCGGGATCGTCACCGAGATCGTCCCGGTGTTCAGCCGCAAACCGCTCTACGGCTACCGGCTGATGGTGTTCGCCACGATCGCGATCACCGCGCTCTCGGCGGCGGTGTGGGCGCACCACATGTTCGCCACCGGCGCGGTGCTGCTGCCGTTCTTCTCCATCATGACGTTCTTCATCGCCGTCCCGACCGGGATCAAGTTCTTCAACTGGATCGGCACGATGTGGAAGGGCCACCTGACCTTTGAGACACCGATGCTGTGGTCGGTCGGCTTCATGGTCACGTTCCTCTTCGGCGGCCTCACCGGCGTGATCCTGGCGTCGCCGCCGCTGGACTTCCACGTCACCGACTCCTACTTCGTCGTCGCCCACTTCCACTACGTGCTGTTCGGCACGATCGTGTTCGCGACGTTCGCCGGGATCTACTTCTGGTTCCCGAAGATGACCGGCCGGATGCTCGACGAGGCACTAGGCAAGTGGCACTTCTGGACGACGTTCATCGGCTTCCACACCACGTTCCTGATCCAGCACTGGCTGGGCGACATGGGCATGCCGCGCCGGTACGCCGACTACCTGCCCACCGACGGCTTCACCACCCTGAACACGATCTCCACGATCGGCGCGTTCCTCCTGGGCGCATCGACCCTGCCGTTCATCTGGAACGTGGTGAAGAGCTACCGCTACGGCGAGCAGGTCCTGGTCGACGACCCGTGGGGCTACGGCAACAGCCTCGAATGGGCGACGACGTGCCCGCCCCCGCGGCACAACTTCCTGGACCTGCCGCGCATCCGGTCGGAGCGGCCCGCGTTCGAGCTGCACCACCCGGAAGTGGTCGAGCGGATGGAGGAGGAGCGGCACGTCCGGTCGAAGCGCGCCCAGGCCAGGGCGATGGACCGCGGCATGAGCCCGCCTCGGTCGCGGGAGGGACACGCCGGCACCGCGGGTTCGTCGCGCTGA
- a CDS encoding SigB/SigF/SigG family RNA polymerase sigma factor gives MSTERRTLLHRPDEYAHCEPLFEELGGLDPDDPRREAVRSKLVTELLPLAEHIATRFSGRGEPREDLVQVARIGLINAVDRFDPTRGHDFLSFAVPTIMGEVRRHFRDTGWSVRVPRRLKELHLSLSQGSAALSQRLGRAPTPTELAEHLNLDVDEVREGLLAGNAYQALSVDKPVHDDAEALSLADTMGEPDHEMAMVENHEALQPLLQELPKRERAILVMRFFGGLTQTQIADRVGISQMHVSRLLSQTLEQLRGKLTGEG, from the coding sequence GTGAGCACCGAGCGCAGAACCCTCCTCCACCGCCCGGACGAATACGCCCACTGCGAACCGCTGTTCGAAGAGCTGGGCGGGCTCGACCCCGACGACCCGCGGCGCGAGGCCGTCCGCAGCAAGCTGGTGACCGAGCTGCTGCCGCTCGCCGAGCACATCGCCACCCGCTTCTCGGGCCGCGGCGAGCCGCGCGAAGACCTGGTCCAGGTGGCGCGGATCGGCCTGATCAACGCGGTCGACCGGTTCGACCCCACCCGCGGCCACGACTTCCTGTCCTTCGCGGTGCCGACGATCATGGGCGAGGTGCGGCGGCACTTCCGGGACACCGGCTGGTCGGTGCGGGTCCCGCGGCGGCTCAAGGAGCTCCACCTGTCCCTGAGCCAGGGCTCGGCCGCGCTGTCCCAGCGCCTCGGCCGCGCGCCGACGCCGACCGAGCTGGCCGAGCACCTCAACCTGGACGTCGACGAGGTCCGCGAAGGGCTGCTGGCCGGCAACGCCTACCAGGCCCTGTCGGTCGACAAGCCGGTGCACGACGACGCCGAGGCGCTGTCGCTGGCGGACACCATGGGGGAACCCGACCACGAGATGGCCATGGTCGAGAACCACGAGGCCCTCCAGCCGCTGCTCCAGGAGCTGCCGAAGCGGGAGCGCGCGATCCTCGTGATGCGTTTCTTCGGCGGGCTGACCCAGACGCAGATCGCCGACCGCGTCGGCATCTCGCAGATGCACGTCTCCCGGCTGCTGTCGCAGACGCTGGAGCAGCTCCGCGGGAAGCTCACCGGCGAAGGCTGA
- a CDS encoding STAS domain-containing protein, producing the protein MRLRTTWPAPHAVLITVRGALDTGTAGDLAALVSDRLWATPERLVLDLSEVDFLGVAGVRVLLHTALQAEQNGTDLLVATGTNPMVRRALRVTEADRRLATSAQRPEPAPA; encoded by the coding sequence TTGCGGCTGCGCACGACGTGGCCGGCTCCGCACGCGGTGCTGATCACCGTCCGCGGAGCCCTCGACACCGGGACGGCCGGTGACCTGGCCGCCCTGGTTTCGGACCGCCTGTGGGCGACCCCGGAGCGGCTGGTCCTCGACCTGTCCGAAGTGGACTTCCTCGGTGTGGCGGGTGTCCGGGTGCTGCTGCACACGGCGTTGCAGGCCGAGCAGAACGGCACGGACCTGCTGGTGGCGACCGGGACGAACCCGATGGTCCGCCGGGCCCTGCGGGTGACCGAGGCCGACCGGCGGCTCGCGACCTCCGCCCAGCGCCCCGAGCCCGCACCGGCCTGA
- the ku gene encoding non-homologous end joining protein Ku, whose product MARPVWSGALSLGLVTVPVELYPAVADHTIHFHQFERGTSDRIRNRRVNERTGDEVTQDEIVKGYDLGGGDHVLVEPDELDEIAPERSRRIDIEQFVELDEIDPWFYDRTYWLKPAKEDFAKAYGLLLQAMDRSEKAGVAKFVLRGKEYLCAIRAGEDVMVLNTLHFVADLRKPKDVMGGLPSLPKPRPKELDMALALVDEMTAPWKPGDYRDEYSERVEELIKAKKQGKEIAHEEEPEPSADVVDLFEALSRSVKNRKGGGKKTTKKKGPDLAGLSKTDLDKLAREQGVKGRSKMTRAELEKALKAS is encoded by the coding sequence ATGGCCAGACCGGTGTGGAGCGGCGCGCTGAGCCTGGGGTTGGTCACCGTGCCGGTGGAGCTGTACCCGGCGGTGGCGGACCACACGATCCACTTCCACCAGTTCGAGCGCGGGACGTCGGACCGGATCCGCAACCGCCGGGTGAACGAGCGGACCGGCGACGAGGTGACCCAGGACGAGATCGTCAAGGGCTACGACCTCGGTGGGGGTGACCACGTGCTCGTCGAGCCCGACGAGCTGGACGAGATCGCCCCCGAACGGTCCCGGCGGATCGACATCGAGCAGTTCGTCGAGCTCGACGAGATCGATCCGTGGTTCTACGACCGCACGTACTGGCTCAAGCCGGCGAAGGAGGACTTCGCCAAGGCGTACGGCCTGCTGCTGCAGGCGATGGACCGCAGCGAGAAGGCCGGCGTCGCGAAGTTCGTGTTGCGCGGCAAGGAGTACCTCTGTGCGATCCGGGCCGGCGAGGACGTCATGGTGCTCAACACCCTGCACTTCGTCGCGGACCTGCGGAAGCCGAAGGACGTCATGGGCGGCCTGCCCAGCCTGCCGAAGCCGCGGCCCAAGGAGCTCGACATGGCGCTCGCGCTCGTCGACGAGATGACGGCGCCGTGGAAGCCCGGCGACTACCGCGACGAGTACTCCGAGCGCGTCGAGGAGCTGATCAAGGCCAAGAAGCAGGGCAAGGAGATCGCCCACGAGGAGGAGCCGGAGCCGTCGGCCGACGTCGTCGACCTGTTCGAGGCGCTCTCGCGCAGCGTGAAGAACCGCAAGGGCGGCGGCAAGAAGACGACGAAGAAGAAGGGCCCCGACCTCGCCGGCCTGTCCAAGACCGACCTCGACAAGCTCGCCCGCGAGCAAGGGGTGAAGGGGCGGTCGAAGATGACGCGCGCCGAGCTGGAGAAGGCGCTGAAGGCGTCGTGA
- a CDS encoding ATP-binding protein has product MEETRSGSSRSGKPTLDELLEELVELRLPAMAEQIPLVRMLTHGVVSRADFGLDAIADAKMAVDEACAQLVQLAELGTQLHCRFRQGPDGLHVTISTRSSDPRPPSDRTFGWHVLTTLSRSVTAHCDVLPGGGAGIVTIELVLNPGTSA; this is encoded by the coding sequence ATGGAAGAAACACGAAGCGGTAGTTCGCGCAGCGGCAAGCCGACGCTGGACGAGCTGCTCGAGGAACTGGTGGAGCTGCGCCTGCCCGCGATGGCGGAGCAGATCCCCCTCGTCCGGATGCTCACGCACGGCGTGGTGTCGCGCGCGGACTTCGGACTGGACGCGATCGCCGACGCCAAGATGGCCGTCGACGAGGCGTGCGCCCAGCTCGTCCAGCTGGCCGAGCTCGGCACCCAGCTGCACTGCCGCTTCCGGCAGGGTCCCGACGGCCTGCACGTGACCATCTCGACGCGCTCGAGCGACCCGCGGCCCCCGAGCGACCGCACGTTCGGCTGGCACGTCCTCACCACGCTGAGCCGGTCGGTGACCGCGCACTGCGACGTCCTTCCCGGCGGAGGCGCGGGCATCGTCACGATCGAGCTGGTGCTCAACCCGGGAACGAGCGCGTGA
- a CDS encoding plasmid stabilization protein, which produces MPQAWSKKRERQYEHVKDSAEDRGAGPKRAKEIAARTVNKNRAQSGESREAGKTSLEDKSPQQRGGERSGNRKGPGGPTKDQLYNEAKKRNINGRSTMTKKELERALGR; this is translated from the coding sequence ATGCCTCAGGCGTGGAGCAAGAAGCGCGAGCGCCAGTACGAGCACGTCAAGGACTCGGCCGAGGACCGGGGAGCCGGCCCGAAGCGGGCGAAGGAGATCGCGGCCCGGACGGTGAACAAGAACCGGGCGCAGTCGGGTGAGTCCCGCGAGGCCGGCAAGACGTCCCTCGAGGACAAGTCCCCGCAGCAGCGCGGCGGCGAACGGTCCGGCAACCGCAAGGGTCCCGGCGGCCCGACGAAGGACCAGCTGTACAACGAAGCCAAGAAGCGGAACATCAACGGCCGCTCGACGATGACCAAGAAGGAACTCGAACGGGCGCTCGGCCGGTGA